A genomic region of Capra hircus breed San Clemente chromosome 19, ASM170441v1, whole genome shotgun sequence contains the following coding sequences:
- the RNASEK gene encoding ribonuclease kappa, protein MASLLCCGPKLAACGIVLSAWGVIMLIMLGIFFNVHSAVLIEDVPFTEKDFENGPQNIYNLYEQVSYNCFIAAGLYLLLGGFSFCQVRLNKRKEYMVR, encoded by the exons ATGGCGTCGCTTCTGTGCTGTGGGCCCAAGCTGGCCGCCTGCGGCATCGTCCTCAGCGCCTGGGGAGTGATCATGTTG atAATGCTCGGAATCTTTTTCAATGTCCATTCTGCTGTGTTAATTGAGGACGTCCCCTTCACGGAGAAAGATTTTGA GAATGGCCCCCAGAACATATACAACCTTTACGAGCAAGTCAGCTACAACTGTTTCATCGCGGCGGGCCTTTACCTCCTCCTCGGAGGCTTCTCTTTCTGTCAAGTTCGGCTCAATAAGCGCAAGGAATACATGGTGCGCTAG